A window of Candidatus Hydrogenedentota bacterium contains these coding sequences:
- a CDS encoding DUF58 domain-containing protein — MLPSELMQQIRRIQIRTSRMVNDVVAGQYESVFKGQGMEFKEVREYVPGDDVRAIDWNVTARTGHPHVKVLAEEREMTVMLLVDASGSGRFGSRGRFKYEVAAELCAVLAFSAIHNNDKVGLLVFTDKIELYVPPKKGRQHVLRVIREVLFFKPKGRRTDIPAALHYLNSVVKRRAVVFLVSDFLADGYETPLRIANKRHDVIAVAVTDPREEELPDVGLLCVRDTETGRETLVDSSNPEVRRQYALAARKRAEQRDAIFRRTAVDAIRVRADEERSYFNELYRFFLMRERRRATA, encoded by the coding sequence ATGCTCCCGTCGGAACTGATGCAACAGATACGCCGGATACAAATCCGGACCAGCCGGATGGTGAATGACGTCGTGGCGGGCCAGTACGAGAGCGTGTTCAAGGGCCAGGGCATGGAATTCAAGGAAGTACGGGAATACGTGCCCGGCGACGACGTGCGTGCCATTGACTGGAACGTAACGGCGCGCACGGGCCATCCGCACGTGAAGGTGCTGGCGGAAGAGCGGGAAATGACCGTGATGCTGCTGGTCGACGCGAGCGGTTCGGGCCGGTTCGGCAGCAGGGGGAGGTTCAAGTACGAGGTGGCCGCGGAACTGTGCGCGGTGCTCGCATTCTCCGCGATTCACAACAACGACAAAGTCGGCTTGCTCGTGTTCACGGACAAAATTGAACTGTATGTGCCTCCCAAGAAAGGGCGTCAGCATGTGTTGCGGGTTATCCGCGAAGTGCTGTTCTTCAAGCCGAAAGGCCGCCGCACGGACATACCCGCGGCGCTGCATTACCTCAACAGCGTGGTCAAGCGGCGCGCCGTCGTTTTCCTGGTTTCGGATTTTCTCGCGGACGGCTACGAAACGCCGCTGCGCATCGCGAACAAGCGCCATGACGTGATTGCCGTGGCCGTGACCGATCCGCGGGAAGAAGAGTTGCCGGACGTGGGCCTGCTCTGCGTGCGCGACACGGAAACGGGCCGCGAAACCCTTGTGGATTCGAGTAATCCCGAGGTGCGCCGCCAGTACGCGCTGGCGGCGCGCAAGCGCGCGGAACAGCGGGACGCTATCTTCCGCCGCACCGCGGTGGACGCAATACGTGTGCGGGCCGACGAAGAGCGGTCCTATTTCAACGAACTGTATCGCTTCTTCCTGATGCGCGAACGGCGCCGGGCGACGGCGTGA
- a CDS encoding VWA domain-containing protein codes for MNALNTFHFNALSHPWALLLLAAVAVVLAVELFAGAAAALNISTGEILARLPGGRRAAIARRVPAVLRAFGLSLLIFALARPLSGQRLRKDRENIIDIILCLDVSGSMTQQDLYLGGRPRDRLYVAKEVVRDFIQSRKTLDTDRFGMDRIGLIFYAGFAWTQCPLTLDYEVLEHELNLAQVDDQDPRKNGTAIGSAIGLAVRRLSQSEAKSKVIILLTDGLNNRGELDPITAADVAKSYGIRVYTIGAGSAEEGVTLGPGGLPMLANPIDEKALERIAQTTGARYYRATSTELLREAYAEISALETTEIEIGDYYEYKEAFVPYAVLGGLALLASIVTRRRWFEPIP; via the coding sequence ATGAACGCGCTGAATACATTCCATTTCAACGCGCTCAGCCATCCCTGGGCGCTATTGCTGCTGGCGGCGGTGGCTGTGGTGCTCGCGGTGGAATTGTTCGCGGGCGCGGCGGCAGCGCTGAATATCTCGACCGGCGAGATTCTCGCGCGTCTGCCGGGCGGGCGCCGTGCGGCCATTGCGCGGCGCGTTCCGGCGGTCCTCCGCGCCTTCGGTCTCTCGCTGCTGATCTTCGCGCTGGCGCGGCCCTTGAGCGGGCAGCGGCTGCGCAAGGACCGGGAGAATATCATCGATATCATTCTCTGCCTTGACGTCTCGGGCAGCATGACGCAGCAGGATCTCTATCTGGGCGGCCGCCCGCGCGACCGGCTCTATGTGGCGAAAGAGGTGGTTCGCGACTTCATCCAGAGCCGCAAGACGCTGGATACGGACCGCTTCGGCATGGACCGTATCGGCCTGATTTTCTACGCCGGGTTCGCGTGGACACAGTGCCCCTTGACGCTGGACTACGAAGTGCTCGAACATGAACTGAACCTGGCCCAAGTCGACGACCAGGACCCGCGCAAGAATGGCACCGCGATCGGATCGGCCATCGGGTTGGCCGTGCGGCGGCTCAGTCAGAGCGAAGCCAAATCCAAAGTCATCATTCTCCTGACCGATGGCCTCAATAACCGGGGCGAACTCGACCCGATCACGGCGGCGGACGTGGCGAAATCCTACGGTATTCGCGTGTATACGATAGGGGCCGGCTCCGCGGAGGAAGGCGTGACCCTTGGCCCGGGCGGTCTTCCCATGCTTGCGAATCCGATCGATGAAAAGGCGCTCGAACGCATTGCGCAGACGACGGGCGCGCGCTATTACCGCGCGACGAGCACCGAATTGCTGCGCGAGGCATACGCGGAGATCAGCGCACTCGAGACGACGGAAATCGAGATTGGCGACTACTACGAATACAAGGAGGCGTTTGTCCCCTACGCGGTGTTGGGCGGGCTCGCGCTGCTGGCGTCGATCGTAACGCGGCGGCGCTGGTTCGAGCCGATACCGTAA